The following coding sequences are from one Lycium ferocissimum isolate CSIRO_LF1 chromosome 3, AGI_CSIRO_Lferr_CH_V1, whole genome shotgun sequence window:
- the LOC132050230 gene encoding uncharacterized protein LOC132050230, with translation MANMLKRIGLIVGPWTHKKIVDPLLQILRRGAEPKQLAFSGALGVTLGLFPIVGVAVFLCGLAIAVLGSMCHAPTVLLANFIVTPIELSLVIPFLRLGESVSGGPHFALTSDALKKVLTGKASWEVLLSIYHALLGWLVAVPFILAGVYLLFLPCFTILVRKFSSVPPSKITSVPSSPKRAVPPSPKKAVQPLTEVRVKVRDV, from the exons ATGGCTAATATGTTGAAACGGATAGGATTAATAGTGGGTCCATGGACTCACAAGAAGATCGTGGATCCTCTTCTCCAGATCCTACGCAG GGGTGCAGAGCCAAAGCAATTGGCATTCTCTGGGGCTCTTGGCGTCACATTGGGTCTCTTTCCCATTGTTG GGGTTGCTGTATTTCTATGCGGGTTAGCTATTGCAGTACTTGGATCCATGTGTCATGCACCAACTGTGCTGTTGGCAAACTTCATTGTTACTCCCATTGAGCTGAG TTTGGTGATTCCATTTCTACGTTTAGGTGAATCTGTGAGTGGTGGACCTCATTTTGCCTTGACCTCAGATGCATTAAAGAAGGTCTTGACTGGTAAGGCATCGTGGGAAGTTTTGCTGAGCATTTACCATGCG TTGTTGGGCTGGCTTGTTGCTGTACCATTCATCCTGGCAGGGGTTTATCTACTGTTTTTGCCATGTTTTACAATCTTGGTTCGTAAATTCAGTAGTGTTCCACCAAGCAAAATCACTAGTGTTCCTTCGAGCCCAAAGAGAGCTGTTCCTCCCAGCCCAAAAAAGGCAGTTCAACCCCTTACAGAAGTCAGGGTTAAAGTGAGGGATGTTTAA